In a single window of the Drosophila subpulchrella strain 33 F10 #4 breed RU33 chromosome X, RU_Dsub_v1.1 Primary Assembly, whole genome shotgun sequence genome:
- the LOC119557898 gene encoding angiopoietin-related protein 7-like — MKSYFTFFLSFWLLNELSATGAPFTEIDSGQLTENQCNGYCFSILKPVLYRNGQLEESATKNEELQNLKNQVEKLIDAQTREFNYQREMIKTLTGSIQSLQGEIKNRDSQISGQIEQLKIQIKGITKQNNDDKVKSLTETLKDLESRLEIMGSQINNQTALIKAKNAEVVNLTFNNKLCTESMSKITDDLLKCNRQDSCPSEGPSDIYKINLKEIGTFEAPCSSDGWLTIQKRFDGSENFDRPWKDYKEGFGNIRGEFFIGLEKLHVMTRERPHELYIKLGKVDGSTGYAHYDEFKIGSELESYVLSIGTYNGTVGDSLDDHRNQKFTTFDRNNNKYNYFNCPGDEWGGWWYKDCAHSRLNGKFYKEGRIRDNNNGITWGTWRDNDWTCSLTFVEMMIRPKTL, encoded by the exons ATGAAATCGTACTTCACGTTTTTTCTGTCGTTTTGGCTTTTAAATGAGCTTTCTGCCACGGGAGCCCCATTTACGGAAATAGATTCGGGTCAGTTAACGGAAAATCAGTGCAACGGATATTGTTTTTCTATTCTGAAGCCCGTTCTCTACCGCAATGGGCAACTTGAGGAATCAGCAACAAAGAACGAAGAACTTCAGAATTTAAAAAACCAAGTAGAAAAACTAATAGATGCGCAAACTAGAGAATTCAATTATCAACGTGAAATGATCAAGACATTGACAGGAAGTATCCAAAGTCTGCAGGgtgaaataaaaaacagaGACTCTCAGATCAGTGGTCAAATTGAACAACTGAAAATCCAAATTAAAGGCATTACAAAGCAGAATAATGACGACAAAGTAAAATCTCTGACCGAAACTTTAAAAGATTTGGAAAGCAGGCTAGAAATCATGGGTTCTCAAATCAATAATCAAACTGCGTTGATAAAAGCTAAAAATGCCGAGGTAGTGAATTTAACATTCAACAACAAATTGTGTACGGAATCCATGAGCAAAATAACCGATGATCTATTGAAGTGCAATCGACAGGACTCCTGCCCCAGCGAAGGTCCTAGTGATATTTACAAAATCAACCTGAAGGAGATAGGTACATTCGAAGCTCCCTGCAGTTCAGATGGTTGGCTAACTATTCAAAAACGTTTTGACGGCTCCGAGAACTTCGATCGACCCTGGAAGGACTATAAGGAAGGATTCGGAAATATAAGAGGAGAGTTTTTTATCGGGCTTGAGAAACTGCATGTTATGACCCGGGAACGTCCTCACGAACTTTACATTAAACTTGGCAAGGTGGACGGATCCACAGGCTACGCTCATTATGATGAATTTAAGATTGGAAGTGAACTGGAGTCGTATGTGTTGTCGATAGGGACATATAATGGTACAGTCGGAGACTCTCTAGATGACCATAGGAACCAAAAGTTTACTACTTTTGacagaaataataataaatataattatttcaaTTGCCCTGGCGATGAATGGGGTGGTTGGTGGTATAAAGATTGTGCTCACAG CAGGCTAAATGGAAAGTTTTATAAGGAGGGTCGGATCAGAGACAACAATAATGGAATTACTTGGGGTACCTGGCGTGACAACGATTGGACCTGCTCGCTTACCTTTGTGGAAATGATGATTAGGCCCAAAACGTTGTGa
- the LOC119556635 gene encoding uncharacterized protein LOC119556635 isoform X2: MRAMSPLQVHHRGVLDNMATGYLRLVHQIQAHLSPSPPVLIQVEEKREVGGEIPKSPVIEDEISQSSEDGTQPRIGFVDLFRRSLQFECLGIPLTPLELFSMEAQKTKEPKGRILGGFRTGTEEGKPATTSQGGSCKGMEWASKENPSLKYDCPSTETRNCLFSEINPTPKAIGNIQNESDHLESGEDDEAFLNDEIYNQISTIELAQYAPKFRSRFLGNFPHANLTKELPKRSSSQNLAHFPFSYSALSAFGLPTKNSVAHLPSQDSVQLSDQSQDSNPIKTRRCSKFPVQSSSKILGKPNKVPKKLQPRCGFQGGNKKSSIPENYKISNCSEMPKNTCEMNFRDSNEPSCSSKSFPPKKKAINTKVNVSKMCLNSRWLPCGPEGKHHRPDPCHSCPIHGTSRSKGVPMETLLAPRNLKDCHSSGSEAIQNDNHLIGFKGRKTPDPVKSSSLEVFDKRLKALLKSEPTKSCLKKPADPVDDPNPDPDDTEQLVPLHSNDTFTEVWINTELGRGHLDHQKQCLGGLYGQADKLKYQPLDRLYAGCAGLPLFKKSDETLARTQYFVTEFDKQSRAERMQDIKLRMGQVRWLQATSDREYRKHFADHKMGFKPVLSNSVKYVCPSNNCECPTVMNATLLGHFLSQHLDESGIELREIFKDQRVLMVFSPKDFDLGQNTCVSVIVYGGVRGKPCTLPAARFMPTRNKELPEPYQHFDNHLPLFVMICRNRLSSLEGRGRRVRFEGLDDEDVLALWMVSMDLPRPVHVVMTVINRRLDITRSSIMKVRGLHKSHNCLDFMPHSQQYMRLNDHDLRVLTNDHTEPVYMEIAVKEYGGIFPCHLAH; the protein is encoded by the exons ATGAGGGCGATGAGCCCATTGCAAGTCCACCACAGA GGAGTTCTGGATAACATGGCCACGGGCTACTTGAGATTGGTCCATCAAATCCAGGCTCATCTCAGTCCTTCACCGCCTGTCCTAATCCAGGTTGAAGAAAAACGTGAGGTGGGTGGAGAGATTCCCAAGAGTCCAGTGATCGAAGATGAAATCTCGCAGTCTTCAGAGGATGGCACTCAACCGAGAATTGGCTTTGTGGACCTATTTCGGCGCAGTCTTCAATTCGAGTGCTTGGGTATTCCCCTAACTCCCTTGGAACTGTTCTCTATGGAAGCTCAGAAGACTAAAGAACCGAAAGGGAGAATCCTAGGTGGTTTTCGAACTGGCACTGAAGAGGGGAaaccagcaacaacatcacAAGGAGGGTCTTGTAAAGGGATGGAATGGGCTTCTAAAGAAAatccatctttaaaatatgATTGTCCTTCAACCGAAACTAGAAACTGTTTGTTTTCAGAAATAAACCCAACTCCGAAGGCAATTGGAAACATTCAAAATGAAAGTGACCATTTGGAATCGGGAGAGGATGATGAAGCTTTCTTGAATGATGAAATTTATAATCAGATTTCAACTATTGAGCTGGCTCAGTATGCGCCCAAGTTTCGGAGTCGATTTCTAGGAAATTTTCCCCATGCAAACCTGACCAAAGAATTACCAAAGAGAAGTTCTTCCCAAAATCTAGCTCACTTTCCTTTTTCATATTCTGCTCTTAGCGCCTTTGGATTACCAACTAAAAATTCAGTTGCTCATTTACCATCCCAAGATTCCGTTCAACTTTCGGACCAATCTCAAGATTCTAATCCGATAAAAACTCGACGGTGTTCCAAATTCCCTGTTCAAAGTTCTAGCAAAATTCTAGGGAAACCAAACAAAGTTCCGAAGAAACTTCAACCTAGATGTGGTTTTCAAGGTGGAAACAAGAAGAGTTCAATACcagaaaattataaaatctcTAACTGCAGTGAAATGCCAAAAAATACATGTGAAATGAATTTTAGGGACTCGAACGAGCCCAGTTGTTCGTCGAAATCTTTTCCACCCAAGAAGAAGGCCATAAATACAAAGGTCAATGTATCCAAGATGTGTTTAAACTCACGATGGTTGCCTTGTGGGCCGGAGGGTAAGCATCATCGACCAGATCCCTGCCATAGCTGTCCCATCCATGGAACCTCAAGATCTAAAGGTGTACCCATGGAGACCCTATTGGCGCCCAGAAATCTTAAAGATTGTCATAGCAGTGGCAGTGAGGCCATCCAGAACGATAATCATCTAATAGGTTTTAAGGGTAGAAAAACCCCGGATCCCGTGAAGAGTTCCTCATTGGAGGTATTCGACAAACGCCTGAAAGCCCTGCTGAAAAGTGAGCCCACTAAGTCGTGCCTAAAGAAGCCTGCCGATCCAGTCGATGATCCCAATCCCGATCCTGATGATACCGAGCAACTGGTTCCCCTGCACTCCAACGATACCTTCACGGAAGTCTGGATAAACACCGAGTTGGGCAGGGGTCATCTGGATCATCAAAAGCAGTGCCTCGGCGGACTCTACGGTCAGGCGGATAAGCTGAAGTATCAGCCCTTGGATCGACTGTATGCCGGCTGTGCGGGCTTGCCGCTTTTCAAGAAGTCGGATGAAACGCTGGCGAGAACACAGTACTTTGTGACCGAGTTCGATAAGCAGAGTCGAGCGGAAAGGATGCAGGATATCAAATTGCGAATGGGTCAGGTGCGATGGCTGCAGGCCACCTCGGATCGGGAATATAGAAAGCACTTCGCGGACCATAAGATGGGCTTCAAGCCGGTCCTGAGCAACTCGGTGAAGTATGTGTGCCCGTCGAACAACTGTGAGTGTCCCACCGTGATGAATGCCACTCTGTTGGGACACTTTTTGTCCCAGCACCTGGATGAATCGGGCATTGAGCTGCGTGAGATCTTCAAGGATCAGCGTGTGCTAATGGTCTTCAGTCCCAAGGATTTTGATCTTGGCCAGAACACCTGCGTGTCGGTGATCGTCTATGGGGGGGTTAGGGGTAAGCCCTGCACCCTGCCCGCCGCCAGATTTATGCCCACCCGGAACAAGGAGTTGCCGGAACCCTACCAGCACTTTGACAACCACCTGCCCCTCTTCGTGATGATCTGCAGGAATCGGCTGAGCAGCCTCGAGGGCCGGGGTAGAAGGGTGCGGTTCGAGGGACTCGACGACGAGGATGTCCTCGCCCTGTGGATGGTCAGCATGGATCTGCCACGTCCCGTTCATGTGGTGATGACGGTGATCAACCGGCGACTGGACATCACCAGGAGCTCGATCATGAAGGTCCGGGGACTCCACAAGTCGCACAATTGCCTCGACTTTATGCCACACAGCCAGCAGTACATGCGACTCAACGATCACGATCTGCGTGTCCTGACCAACGACCATACGGAACCCGTCTATATGGAGATCGCTGTGAAGGAGTACGGCGGTATTTTTCCCTGCCACTTAGCACACTGA
- the LOC119556635 gene encoding uncharacterized protein LOC119556635 isoform X1, giving the protein MGKKFCYLELRTANQAEPRIENKRSCRLGTRNCPLEKDQDAREEKDEGDEPIASPPQIKGVLDNMATGYLRLVHQIQAHLSPSPPVLIQVEEKREVGGEIPKSPVIEDEISQSSEDGTQPRIGFVDLFRRSLQFECLGIPLTPLELFSMEAQKTKEPKGRILGGFRTGTEEGKPATTSQGGSCKGMEWASKENPSLKYDCPSTETRNCLFSEINPTPKAIGNIQNESDHLESGEDDEAFLNDEIYNQISTIELAQYAPKFRSRFLGNFPHANLTKELPKRSSSQNLAHFPFSYSALSAFGLPTKNSVAHLPSQDSVQLSDQSQDSNPIKTRRCSKFPVQSSSKILGKPNKVPKKLQPRCGFQGGNKKSSIPENYKISNCSEMPKNTCEMNFRDSNEPSCSSKSFPPKKKAINTKVNVSKMCLNSRWLPCGPEGKHHRPDPCHSCPIHGTSRSKGVPMETLLAPRNLKDCHSSGSEAIQNDNHLIGFKGRKTPDPVKSSSLEVFDKRLKALLKSEPTKSCLKKPADPVDDPNPDPDDTEQLVPLHSNDTFTEVWINTELGRGHLDHQKQCLGGLYGQADKLKYQPLDRLYAGCAGLPLFKKSDETLARTQYFVTEFDKQSRAERMQDIKLRMGQVRWLQATSDREYRKHFADHKMGFKPVLSNSVKYVCPSNNCECPTVMNATLLGHFLSQHLDESGIELREIFKDQRVLMVFSPKDFDLGQNTCVSVIVYGGVRGKPCTLPAARFMPTRNKELPEPYQHFDNHLPLFVMICRNRLSSLEGRGRRVRFEGLDDEDVLALWMVSMDLPRPVHVVMTVINRRLDITRSSIMKVRGLHKSHNCLDFMPHSQQYMRLNDHDLRVLTNDHTEPVYMEIAVKEYGGIFPCHLAH; this is encoded by the exons ATGGGTAAGAAGTTTTGCTATTTGGAGCTGAGGACAGCAAATCAGGCAGAACCGCGCATCGAAAATAAAAGGAGTTGCCGCCTGGGAACTCGGAATTGCCCATTGGAGAAGGATCAGGATGCCAGGGAGGAGAAAGATGAGGGCGATGAGCCCATTGCAAGTCCACCACAGA TAAAGGGAGTTCTGGATAACATGGCCACGGGCTACTTGAGATTGGTCCATCAAATCCAGGCTCATCTCAGTCCTTCACCGCCTGTCCTAATCCAGGTTGAAGAAAAACGTGAGGTGGGTGGAGAGATTCCCAAGAGTCCAGTGATCGAAGATGAAATCTCGCAGTCTTCAGAGGATGGCACTCAACCGAGAATTGGCTTTGTGGACCTATTTCGGCGCAGTCTTCAATTCGAGTGCTTGGGTATTCCCCTAACTCCCTTGGAACTGTTCTCTATGGAAGCTCAGAAGACTAAAGAACCGAAAGGGAGAATCCTAGGTGGTTTTCGAACTGGCACTGAAGAGGGGAaaccagcaacaacatcacAAGGAGGGTCTTGTAAAGGGATGGAATGGGCTTCTAAAGAAAatccatctttaaaatatgATTGTCCTTCAACCGAAACTAGAAACTGTTTGTTTTCAGAAATAAACCCAACTCCGAAGGCAATTGGAAACATTCAAAATGAAAGTGACCATTTGGAATCGGGAGAGGATGATGAAGCTTTCTTGAATGATGAAATTTATAATCAGATTTCAACTATTGAGCTGGCTCAGTATGCGCCCAAGTTTCGGAGTCGATTTCTAGGAAATTTTCCCCATGCAAACCTGACCAAAGAATTACCAAAGAGAAGTTCTTCCCAAAATCTAGCTCACTTTCCTTTTTCATATTCTGCTCTTAGCGCCTTTGGATTACCAACTAAAAATTCAGTTGCTCATTTACCATCCCAAGATTCCGTTCAACTTTCGGACCAATCTCAAGATTCTAATCCGATAAAAACTCGACGGTGTTCCAAATTCCCTGTTCAAAGTTCTAGCAAAATTCTAGGGAAACCAAACAAAGTTCCGAAGAAACTTCAACCTAGATGTGGTTTTCAAGGTGGAAACAAGAAGAGTTCAATACcagaaaattataaaatctcTAACTGCAGTGAAATGCCAAAAAATACATGTGAAATGAATTTTAGGGACTCGAACGAGCCCAGTTGTTCGTCGAAATCTTTTCCACCCAAGAAGAAGGCCATAAATACAAAGGTCAATGTATCCAAGATGTGTTTAAACTCACGATGGTTGCCTTGTGGGCCGGAGGGTAAGCATCATCGACCAGATCCCTGCCATAGCTGTCCCATCCATGGAACCTCAAGATCTAAAGGTGTACCCATGGAGACCCTATTGGCGCCCAGAAATCTTAAAGATTGTCATAGCAGTGGCAGTGAGGCCATCCAGAACGATAATCATCTAATAGGTTTTAAGGGTAGAAAAACCCCGGATCCCGTGAAGAGTTCCTCATTGGAGGTATTCGACAAACGCCTGAAAGCCCTGCTGAAAAGTGAGCCCACTAAGTCGTGCCTAAAGAAGCCTGCCGATCCAGTCGATGATCCCAATCCCGATCCTGATGATACCGAGCAACTGGTTCCCCTGCACTCCAACGATACCTTCACGGAAGTCTGGATAAACACCGAGTTGGGCAGGGGTCATCTGGATCATCAAAAGCAGTGCCTCGGCGGACTCTACGGTCAGGCGGATAAGCTGAAGTATCAGCCCTTGGATCGACTGTATGCCGGCTGTGCGGGCTTGCCGCTTTTCAAGAAGTCGGATGAAACGCTGGCGAGAACACAGTACTTTGTGACCGAGTTCGATAAGCAGAGTCGAGCGGAAAGGATGCAGGATATCAAATTGCGAATGGGTCAGGTGCGATGGCTGCAGGCCACCTCGGATCGGGAATATAGAAAGCACTTCGCGGACCATAAGATGGGCTTCAAGCCGGTCCTGAGCAACTCGGTGAAGTATGTGTGCCCGTCGAACAACTGTGAGTGTCCCACCGTGATGAATGCCACTCTGTTGGGACACTTTTTGTCCCAGCACCTGGATGAATCGGGCATTGAGCTGCGTGAGATCTTCAAGGATCAGCGTGTGCTAATGGTCTTCAGTCCCAAGGATTTTGATCTTGGCCAGAACACCTGCGTGTCGGTGATCGTCTATGGGGGGGTTAGGGGTAAGCCCTGCACCCTGCCCGCCGCCAGATTTATGCCCACCCGGAACAAGGAGTTGCCGGAACCCTACCAGCACTTTGACAACCACCTGCCCCTCTTCGTGATGATCTGCAGGAATCGGCTGAGCAGCCTCGAGGGCCGGGGTAGAAGGGTGCGGTTCGAGGGACTCGACGACGAGGATGTCCTCGCCCTGTGGATGGTCAGCATGGATCTGCCACGTCCCGTTCATGTGGTGATGACGGTGATCAACCGGCGACTGGACATCACCAGGAGCTCGATCATGAAGGTCCGGGGACTCCACAAGTCGCACAATTGCCTCGACTTTATGCCACACAGCCAGCAGTACATGCGACTCAACGATCACGATCTGCGTGTCCTGACCAACGACCATACGGAACCCGTCTATATGGAGATCGCTGTGAAGGAGTACGGCGGTATTTTTCCCTGCCACTTAGCACACTGA